A region of Allocoleopsis franciscana PCC 7113 DNA encodes the following proteins:
- a CDS encoding response regulator, whose translation MNKSKGTILVVDDTPANVRFLVGTLTENGYTVRPAIDSQSALVGALAEPPDLILLDIQMPNMNGYEVCSKLKASPTTRHIPVIFISALSEVLDKVKAFGVGGVDYITKPFQLEEVLARVETHLAIQYLQKSLLQKNEELAQTNHELINTLQQLKTTQEELIQKEKMAALGQLVAGIAHEINTPLGAIRSSVGNISESLNQTLEQLPTLFQSLSLEQAQDFLALLQRSLQSQLTLSTKEERRLKRALKNQLESEEIKNADILADALVDMGIYNEVDAFLPLLKRPDSSHILEIAYNLSGIQKGATTINTATERASKVVFALKTYARYDQSGEMIPANLSEGINTVLTLYQNQLKKGIEVKRNYTELPPVLCYPDELNQVWTNLIHNALQAMDYRGTLTIEVMQQEQYASISITDTGAGIPEEIKPKIFEPFFTTKPPGEGSGLGLDIVKKIIKKHQGKIEVESIPGQTKFIVSLPIANS comes from the coding sequence ATGAACAAGTCAAAAGGAACTATTTTAGTCGTTGATGATACCCCAGCCAATGTACGCTTTTTAGTGGGGACGTTGACGGAAAACGGCTACACCGTTAGACCTGCTATTGATAGCCAATCAGCACTGGTCGGGGCATTAGCAGAACCGCCCGATCTGATTTTGTTGGACATTCAAATGCCGAATATGAATGGCTATGAAGTCTGCTCTAAGCTCAAAGCTTCTCCAACAACTCGCCACATCCCGGTTATCTTTATCAGTGCCTTGAGTGAAGTGCTAGATAAAGTAAAAGCTTTTGGAGTTGGCGGGGTGGACTACATCACTAAGCCTTTTCAATTGGAAGAGGTTTTGGCTCGCGTGGAAACCCATTTGGCGATTCAATATCTGCAAAAAAGCCTCCTCCAGAAAAATGAGGAATTAGCCCAAACCAATCACGAATTGATAAACACCCTGCAACAACTAAAAACTACCCAAGAAGAACTAATTCAAAAAGAAAAAATGGCTGCATTGGGACAACTCGTTGCAGGCATTGCCCATGAAATTAATACACCCTTGGGAGCCATTCGCTCTTCAGTCGGGAATATTTCTGAATCTTTGAATCAAACTCTAGAACAGTTACCGACACTGTTTCAATCTCTCTCTCTAGAGCAAGCACAGGATTTTTTAGCTTTACTGCAACGGTCACTCCAATCCCAACTAACATTATCTACCAAAGAAGAACGCCGATTAAAGAGAGCTTTAAAGAACCAACTGGAATCGGAAGAAATTAAAAATGCTGACATCCTTGCTGATGCCTTAGTTGATATGGGAATTTATAATGAAGTTGATGCCTTTTTACCACTATTAAAACGACCCGATAGCTCACACATCTTAGAAATAGCCTATAACCTTTCAGGTATCCAAAAAGGAGCTACCACAATTAACACAGCTACAGAACGTGCTTCTAAAGTGGTGTTTGCTTTGAAAACTTATGCCCGTTACGACCAGTCGGGTGAAATGATTCCAGCCAACCTGAGTGAAGGAATTAACACCGTGTTAACTCTATATCAAAACCAACTCAAAAAAGGAATAGAGGTGAAGAGAAACTATACAGAATTACCACCAGTACTATGTTATCCTGACGAACTCAATCAAGTTTGGACAAATCTCATCCATAATGCCTTACAAGCGATGGATTATCGAGGCACTTTAACGATTGAGGTGATGCAGCAAGAGCAGTATGCTTCTATCAGTATTACTGATACTGGCGCAGGGATACCCGAAGAAATTAAACCGAAAATATTTGAACCATTTTTTACTACTAAGCCCCCAGGTGAAGGTAGTGGGTTAGGGTTAGATATCGTTAAAAAAATTATTAAAAAACACCAGGGGAAAATTGAAGTTGAATCGATTCCTGGTCAAACTAAATTTATCGTTTCACTGCCAATAGCAAATAGCTAA
- a CDS encoding response regulator → MSKPIILCVDDEKIVLESLKRQLRTAFRDVYSYEVAQDADEALELIKELNESEMLIVIVVSDWLMPGMRGDEFLITVHQQFPNIIKIMLTGQADEAAIERAHNEANLYRCLHKPWSKEELVETIQSVLAKL, encoded by the coding sequence ATGAGCAAACCTATTATTTTGTGTGTTGATGATGAGAAGATCGTATTGGAGAGTCTTAAAAGACAACTTAGAACAGCATTTAGGGATGTCTACTCTTATGAAGTAGCCCAAGATGCCGATGAAGCTCTAGAGTTAATTAAGGAACTCAATGAGTCGGAAATGCTCATCGTAATCGTTGTCTCGGATTGGTTAATGCCTGGTATGAGAGGGGATGAATTTCTCATAACAGTCCATCAGCAATTTCCTAATATTATTAAAATCATGCTAACAGGCCAAGCTGATGAAGCAGCAATTGAACGAGCTCACAATGAAGCCAACCTCTATCGCTGCTTACATAAACCTTGGTCTAAAGAAGAATTAGTGGAAACTATTCAATCAGTTTTGGCAAAACTATAA
- a CDS encoding adenylate/guanylate cyclase domain-containing protein yields MTKQVIICVDDETTVLRSLKAELKKAVGNAYLIEIAEGAEEALELVEELLEKGDEVPLVISDYIMPDMKGDELLKRVHQLSAKTLKIMLTGQADLEAVTNAINYAKLYRYIAKPWQSEDLRLTVTEAINSYIQDKNLDLKNAKLQQLNLEQAALIAKLDASDRKFRAIFNQTFQFTGMLNTQGILLEANQTALDFGGLQLSDVVGKPVWECYWWTISPITQAQLQAAVTQAVQGQFIRYEVDVLGENNRTATLDFSIKPIWDASSKVEYLIVEGRDISDRKQAEAEREQFTNELYQLNEAFSRFVPSQFLQLLDKKSIADVRLGDQVQKEMSVLFSDIRDFTTLSESMTPQDSFNFINDYLSCMELALIENQGFIDKYIGDGIMALFSGGADDALLAGISMLQRLAEYNRNRAKFGYVSIKIGIGINTGSLMLGTVGGKNRMDGTVISDAVNLAARLESLTKEYRVPLLITHYTLARLQNPMEYSIRFIDKVKVKGKSKAVAVFEVFDGDEPQVQERKLATKTIFEEGLFLYHQQATKQAAQRFKEVLRLNPKDTVAQIYQSRCQFSTCCKSQLAF; encoded by the coding sequence ATGACTAAACAAGTAATTATCTGTGTTGATGATGAGACAACTGTACTCAGAAGTCTGAAAGCTGAACTAAAAAAGGCAGTTGGGAATGCTTACTTGATCGAAATTGCTGAAGGGGCAGAGGAGGCTTTAGAGTTAGTTGAAGAATTGCTAGAGAAAGGAGATGAAGTACCGTTAGTTATTTCTGACTATATTATGCCCGATATGAAGGGAGATGAGTTGTTAAAGCGTGTTCATCAGCTTTCTGCCAAAACGCTGAAAATCATGCTAACGGGGCAAGCTGACCTGGAAGCCGTAACGAATGCAATCAACTATGCAAAATTATATCGTTATATCGCCAAGCCTTGGCAATCTGAAGACTTAAGATTGACGGTTACGGAAGCTATAAATAGCTACATTCAGGATAAAAATCTAGATTTAAAAAACGCTAAGCTCCAGCAGTTAAATCTTGAACAAGCAGCACTAATTGCTAAACTCGATGCGAGCGATCGCAAGTTTCGAGCAATTTTTAATCAAACCTTTCAATTTACAGGAATGCTCAACACACAGGGTATTCTTTTAGAAGCTAACCAAACGGCACTTGATTTTGGCGGATTGCAGCTATCTGATGTGGTGGGAAAACCTGTTTGGGAGTGCTACTGGTGGACAATCTCGCCTATCACTCAAGCTCAGTTGCAAGCTGCCGTTACTCAAGCGGTTCAAGGTCAATTTATTCGCTATGAAGTTGATGTGTTAGGGGAAAACAATCGCACGGCTACCCTTGATTTTTCAATTAAGCCTATTTGGGATGCTAGCAGTAAAGTTGAGTATCTCATTGTAGAGGGTCGAGATATTAGCGATCGCAAACAAGCTGAAGCCGAACGAGAACAATTTACGAATGAACTGTATCAACTCAACGAAGCTTTCTCACGATTTGTCCCTAGTCAATTTCTCCAGTTATTAGACAAAAAAAGCATAGCTGATGTTCGATTGGGCGACCAAGTGCAGAAAGAAATGTCGGTGCTATTTTCCGATATTCGCGACTTCACCACCTTATCGGAAAGTATGACACCCCAAGACAGCTTTAACTTTATCAATGACTATCTCTCTTGCATGGAATTAGCGCTGATCGAAAATCAAGGGTTCATTGATAAATACATCGGCGATGGGATTATGGCTTTGTTTAGTGGGGGTGCGGATGATGCTCTTTTAGCGGGAATTTCAATGTTGCAACGGTTGGCTGAATATAATCGAAATCGCGCTAAATTTGGATATGTGTCCATCAAAATTGGCATTGGCATCAATACAGGTTCTTTAATGCTGGGAACTGTCGGTGGAAAAAACCGAATGGATGGTACTGTCATTAGTGATGCGGTCAATTTAGCCGCCCGTTTGGAAAGCCTAACGAAAGAGTATAGGGTACCCTTGTTAATCACTCACTACACTTTGGCTCGTTTGCAAAACCCAATGGAGTATAGTATTCGCTTTATCGACAAGGTTAAAGTTAAAGGAAAATCAAAAGCTGTGGCGGTTTTTGAAGTGTTTGATGGGGATGAGCCTCAAGTCCAAGAGAGGAAGTTAGCCACGAAAACGATCTTTGAAGAAGGATTGTTCCTCTACCATCAGCAGGCAACGAAACAAGCAGCACAACGCTTTAAAGAAGTCTTGAGGCTTAACCCAAAGGATACAGTAGCTCAAATCTATCAGTCGCGCTGTCAGTTTTCAACCTGTTGCAAGAGTCAACTGGCGTTTTGA
- a CDS encoding aromatic ring-hydroxylating dioxygenase subunit alpha produces MQSPSLTVQNLNIRELGINPNHWYVVARSTEVQTQPLGVTLWHQPIVLYRDNSGGVHALEDRCPHRQVKLSHGCVIGDRLECHYHGWQFQSSGECAAVPYLAANQKLPNCKIRTYPVHEQDGFIWLFPGDVETLHSAQIQPMGVPEWEHLNYIATVSVIECKAHYSYLIENLMDMYHGHLHQDWQAWTDAVLEDIEEKDNRVDVHYQAQSYYKIDKIWSISQLFFPALRRLHPEPLDVSYVYPHWVSTLGKDFKIYCLFCPVSETQTRAYLIHFTSLNAFWRLHKLPVRFRRFVKDSLFGSAQKLLDGLVRQDVLMIEEEQQAYLNNSERKSYELNRALVSVQRLIRSQVERG; encoded by the coding sequence ATGCAATCTCCCTCTCTTACTGTCCAGAACCTTAATATTCGTGAGTTGGGCATTAATCCTAATCATTGGTATGTAGTGGCACGTAGCACTGAGGTGCAAACCCAACCTTTAGGTGTCACTCTCTGGCATCAGCCGATTGTCCTTTATCGAGATAATAGTGGTGGAGTCCATGCCTTAGAAGACCGCTGTCCCCATCGGCAGGTTAAACTCAGTCATGGTTGCGTTATCGGCGATCGCTTAGAATGTCATTACCACGGATGGCAATTTCAGTCAAGTGGTGAGTGTGCTGCCGTTCCTTATTTAGCCGCCAATCAGAAATTACCAAACTGTAAAATTCGCACCTATCCCGTTCATGAACAAGATGGTTTTATCTGGCTGTTTCCGGGCGATGTAGAGACATTGCATTCAGCCCAAATACAACCAATGGGTGTACCAGAATGGGAACATCTCAACTACATTGCCACTGTTTCGGTGATTGAATGTAAAGCCCACTATTCGTATCTCATTGAGAACCTGATGGATATGTATCACGGGCATTTGCATCAGGATTGGCAAGCTTGGACGGATGCTGTATTAGAAGATATCGAAGAAAAAGATAATCGGGTGGATGTCCATTACCAGGCACAAAGTTATTACAAGATTGACAAAATTTGGTCGATTTCTCAGTTATTTTTTCCAGCCTTGCGTCGCCTCCATCCAGAACCATTGGATGTGAGTTATGTTTATCCCCATTGGGTTTCTACGTTAGGCAAGGATTTCAAGATTTACTGTCTATTTTGCCCAGTGAGTGAGACACAAACTCGTGCTTATTTGATTCATTTCACTTCGCTGAATGCATTTTGGCGGTTGCACAAGTTACCTGTGCGGTTTCGTCGGTTTGTGAAAGATAGTTTGTTTGGTTCGGCGCAAAAGTTACTGGATGGATTGGTACGTCAGGATGTGTTGATGATTGAGGAGGAACAACAGGCGTATTTGAATAATTCTGAACGGAAAAGTTATGAGTTGAATCGGGCGTTGGTGAGTGTGCAACGGTTGATTAGGAGTCAGGTGGAGCGGGGGTAA
- a CDS encoding FAD-dependent oxidoreductase, whose protein sequence is MSQSSNSPLSPPPSLPPNPEEESRQNVPSISRRTALKVLGVGAVGSVIGYSRFSKPQPTVFQQDTLDLPRHLSQPKTVVVVGAGLAGLACAYELSQRGFSVTLLEKSPQLGGKIASWPIQVGEETFMMEHGFHGFFPQYYNLNSLVKELKIRDNFVSLKSYAVVFRDGKYQPEVFKPNHSAFPWNVVDLAIASPNWLRWGINLTKLQHWKVFREIGGFQIPESFDRLDSLSVAQWIQPDFPQGLYDLYFLPFAKSSLNAPDVLSVGELMQFFHFYFFGNPEGLAFNGTRQDMGTSLVQPIRQAIGQRGGKIVTEATVSRIHCQHDQIASLSYQQGSVQNDVPFWVQRSVGNSESEVAATQGMLDYYGAGDAVFAAVPGSDEAISLTCTHQGCTVQHQADGKFLCPCHGALYDAEGRVLAGPAQRNLPRFQITQRQDQQVQLVGVPGIAPLQPSGETIQADYYVFATDVPGVQQLFKRCEGEVNPQVQTQVEKLSVADPFAVARFWFDRDFDWEHSNFTSLSGYQLTDSITLYHRIQEQFIAWHEKTGGSVVELHAYCYKEKQFPNQQALLTTFEQELYEIVPSLKQATMLHRELVNQKNFSGYPPGSYAQRPETSTDISNLIFAGDWVKMPFPCGLMERAISSGLLAANQILQREGLKRRSLFSVNPEGILKI, encoded by the coding sequence ATGAGTCAATCATCCAATTCTCCTCTATCACCACCCCCCTCACTCCCCCCGAACCCGGAGGAAGAAAGCAGACAGAACGTTCCTTCAATCTCTCGCCGGACTGCACTCAAAGTACTGGGTGTCGGTGCTGTAGGGAGTGTCATAGGATACTCTCGTTTCTCGAAGCCTCAGCCCACGGTTTTTCAGCAAGATACCCTGGATTTGCCCCGCCATTTGAGCCAACCCAAAACGGTGGTTGTGGTGGGGGCAGGACTTGCGGGGCTAGCTTGTGCCTATGAACTGAGTCAACGTGGATTTAGTGTCACCCTGTTAGAGAAGTCGCCTCAATTGGGAGGGAAAATTGCCAGTTGGCCGATCCAGGTAGGCGAGGAAACCTTCATGATGGAGCATGGGTTTCACGGTTTTTTCCCGCAATATTACAACCTCAACAGCCTGGTTAAAGAACTCAAAATTCGTGATAATTTTGTCTCGTTAAAGTCTTATGCGGTGGTTTTTCGGGATGGCAAATACCAGCCAGAGGTGTTTAAACCCAACCATTCGGCGTTTCCCTGGAATGTGGTCGATTTAGCGATCGCCTCTCCCAATTGGCTACGCTGGGGGATTAATCTCACCAAACTGCAACACTGGAAAGTGTTTCGGGAAATTGGAGGATTTCAGATTCCAGAGAGTTTTGATCGCCTGGATTCCCTCTCCGTGGCTCAATGGATTCAGCCCGATTTCCCCCAAGGACTTTATGATTTATACTTTTTACCCTTTGCCAAATCCAGCCTGAACGCCCCAGATGTGTTGAGTGTGGGAGAACTAATGCAGTTTTTCCACTTCTACTTTTTTGGCAATCCAGAGGGATTGGCGTTTAATGGCACCCGGCAAGATATGGGTACCAGTTTAGTGCAACCCATCCGTCAAGCCATTGGGCAACGGGGCGGCAAGATTGTCACAGAAGCAACCGTCAGCCGCATTCACTGCCAGCATGATCAGATTGCATCTCTCAGCTATCAGCAGGGAAGTGTGCAAAATGATGTTCCCTTTTGGGTTCAGCGTAGCGTGGGCAACTCCGAGTCTGAGGTAGCCGCAACTCAAGGAATGCTGGACTATTACGGGGCGGGGGATGCCGTTTTTGCCGCCGTACCGGGAAGCGATGAAGCCATTTCTCTCACCTGCACTCACCAAGGCTGTACCGTGCAGCACCAAGCGGATGGGAAGTTCCTTTGTCCTTGCCACGGCGCACTCTATGATGCTGAAGGGCGAGTCTTGGCAGGGCCGGCTCAACGAAATTTACCTCGCTTCCAAATTACTCAACGTCAAGATCAGCAAGTTCAGTTGGTAGGGGTGCCAGGGATTGCACCTTTACAGCCATCGGGAGAGACAATTCAGGCCGATTATTATGTGTTTGCCACCGATGTACCTGGAGTGCAGCAGTTATTTAAGCGGTGTGAGGGTGAGGTGAATCCACAGGTACAAACTCAGGTGGAGAAATTAAGCGTAGCAGACCCCTTTGCCGTTGCTCGTTTCTGGTTTGACCGCGACTTTGATTGGGAACACAGTAATTTTACTTCGTTATCGGGTTATCAACTCACCGATAGCATCACCCTGTATCACCGAATTCAAGAGCAATTTATCGCTTGGCATGAGAAAACAGGCGGCAGTGTAGTGGAGTTACATGCTTACTGCTACAAAGAGAAACAATTCCCCAATCAACAAGCTTTACTCACAACATTTGAACAGGAACTTTATGAAATTGTCCCCTCTCTGAAACAGGCGACAATGCTCCATCGGGAACTGGTGAATCAGAAGAATTTTTCGGGCTATCCACCCGGAAGTTATGCCCAACGCCCGGAAACTTCCACTGATATTTCCAATCTGATTTTTGCCGGAGATTGGGTGAAGATGCCTTTTCCTTGTGGCTTGATGGAACGGGCGATTAGTAGTGGGTTACTGGCGGCGAATCAGATTTTGCAGCGAGAGGGGTTAAAGAGGCGATCGCTGTTTTCAGTGAATCCGGAAGGTATCTTGAAAATCTAG
- a CDS encoding ABC transporter permease: MKYWRETLAVAQRILIELGRRRRSLIFWSIFPISVLLLNGFILAERAKLSSAKAFESAAPSTLVGAALFFSCLGGSVATVVAEREQQTLKRLFISPLSGTSYFLGIFFAHSCIGIGQALLVYTLSAFWGAKFQGSVLLGVLIILLSIISYVGVGFILGTQFARRTEDVNALVAAFGVPLLILGGAFLPASLFPKKLLEIAKFNPIYHMNEALLNVWANGKNLQDIQEHFSFLCVFSLIMMAGGWLSYQRMLRVERRF; this comes from the coding sequence ATGAAATATTGGCGCGAAACACTGGCGGTAGCCCAGCGAATCTTGATTGAATTGGGGCGACGACGCCGCAGCCTGATTTTTTGGAGTATTTTCCCAATTTCTGTCCTCTTGCTTAACGGGTTCATTTTGGCAGAACGAGCCAAGCTGTCAAGCGCTAAAGCCTTTGAAAGTGCTGCTCCTTCTACCTTAGTGGGTGCGGCTTTGTTTTTCAGTTGCCTAGGCGGCAGTGTGGCAACAGTGGTTGCCGAACGAGAACAGCAAACGCTGAAGCGCTTATTTATTTCCCCCTTGAGTGGAACGTCCTATTTTCTCGGTATTTTTTTCGCCCACAGTTGTATTGGTATCGGTCAAGCCCTTTTGGTGTATACCTTGTCGGCTTTTTGGGGCGCTAAGTTTCAAGGTTCGGTGCTGCTGGGGGTCTTGATTATTTTACTCAGTATTATTTCCTATGTGGGTGTAGGATTTATTCTCGGTACACAGTTTGCACGGCGGACGGAGGATGTCAATGCTTTAGTGGCGGCTTTCGGGGTACCGTTGTTGATTTTAGGGGGAGCTTTTCTTCCCGCTTCTTTATTTCCCAAGAAACTCTTAGAAATCGCCAAATTTAACCCAATTTATCACATGAATGAAGCTTTGCTAAATGTCTGGGCTAATGGCAAGAATTTGCAAGATATTCAAGAGCATTTTAGTTTTTTGTGTGTGTTTTCCCTAATCATGATGGCAGGGGGATGGCTTTCTTATCAACGGATGCTGCGAGTTGAGCGAAGATTTTGA
- a CDS encoding hybrid sensor histidine kinase/response regulator: protein MNLDELTPKIEQWFSRVTELLQQKEVVTDTPSPSPEEQRQLLREACEELHIALEELSIAQAELLQQNQELIFTREAVEVQRQRYVELFDLAPDAYLVTDVNGKIQEANRAAASMLNIESRFLVGKPLSIYITQSERQRFYALLIQLAQVDRVQEWEVSLQPRYDKVLNAALTVTPVREPGGKVMALRWLLRNITERKQMERQQRLLIREQAAREAAEAQAEQSAFLAEASHLLASCLDYPTTLNQVAQLAVPTRADWCFIDLVENNPTLFNQPVVAATDAEQKSRILERRENELLPFEGDYGVARVLETGEPELITDIPDAFLVSIARDATHLELLRQFNAKSYMIVPLIAREQTLGTMVFVSSKPQRRYSRIDLMMAVELAQRCAIAMDNARLYQEALQANRIKDEFLAIVSHELRTPLNAILGWVTILRNRTVNAVTTHRALETIERNAKSQKKLIGDILDISRIIRGKIRINTYPVHLDYIIGAVVENVRPTAELKEIQIESMLDPSVGSVMGDLERLQQIVWNLLSNAVKFTPQGGRIEVRLEQGTGDPWGCPYAQISVRDTGKGIRPEFLPYVFEYFRQADGTTTRPYGGLGLGLAIVRQLVEMHNGVVYAKSEGEGKGATFIVQLPMIDSQQKQPPQKYRVLLDNFPALDGLRVVVVDDCTDTLELIAFILEQCRAQVQTATSVEEAIQAIAQLKPDILISDISMPDEDGYSLIRQVRTLEVDQGKPILAVALTAFVREEDRTRTLDAGFQMHLPKPIEPIELVAVVANLTGRSQSSDA, encoded by the coding sequence ATGAATCTCGATGAATTGACTCCAAAGATAGAACAATGGTTCTCTCGTGTGACGGAACTACTGCAACAAAAGGAGGTAGTAACCGATACCCCGTCTCCATCACCAGAGGAACAGCGACAATTACTGAGAGAGGCTTGCGAGGAACTTCACATTGCTTTAGAAGAACTGTCGATTGCCCAAGCCGAGCTACTCCAGCAAAATCAAGAATTGATATTCACTCGCGAGGCTGTGGAAGTTCAACGCCAGCGCTATGTTGAACTATTTGACTTGGCTCCTGATGCTTATTTAGTCACGGATGTGAATGGGAAAATTCAGGAAGCCAACCGTGCCGCCGCCTCGATGCTCAACATTGAGTCACGATTTCTGGTGGGCAAACCGCTGAGTATCTATATTACTCAGTCAGAACGACAGCGTTTTTATGCGCTTCTAATTCAGCTGGCTCAGGTAGACCGAGTACAGGAGTGGGAAGTGAGTCTCCAGCCCCGCTACGATAAAGTGTTGAATGCCGCATTAACGGTCACCCCTGTGCGTGAACCGGGTGGCAAGGTGATGGCGCTACGCTGGTTACTCCGGAATATCACTGAGCGCAAGCAAATGGAGCGGCAACAACGGTTACTCATTCGTGAGCAGGCGGCTCGTGAAGCGGCGGAGGCTCAAGCTGAACAATCCGCGTTCCTGGCTGAGGCGAGTCATCTGTTAGCTTCCTGCCTCGACTACCCCACCACCCTGAACCAGGTGGCTCAATTAGCCGTGCCGACGCGTGCAGATTGGTGCTTTATTGATTTGGTCGAAAACAACCCAACCCTGTTCAATCAGCCGGTTGTGGCTGCAACCGACGCCGAGCAGAAATCTCGAATCCTGGAACGCCGGGAAAACGAGCTGCTGCCGTTCGAGGGGGATTATGGAGTCGCGAGGGTATTAGAAACGGGGGAGCCAGAACTGATTACAGACATTCCCGATGCATTCCTAGTGTCCATTGCACGGGATGCTACACATCTGGAGCTGCTGCGTCAGTTTAATGCTAAATCTTACATGATCGTACCCCTAATCGCCCGTGAGCAAACGCTGGGCACGATGGTTTTTGTTTCGTCAAAACCACAACGTCGCTACAGTCGGATTGATCTGATGATGGCGGTGGAACTGGCGCAACGGTGTGCGATAGCGATGGACAATGCGCGGCTTTATCAGGAGGCTCTGCAAGCGAATCGCATTAAGGATGAGTTTTTGGCGATCGTCTCCCACGAACTCCGCACACCCTTGAACGCTATCCTGGGTTGGGTGACGATCCTGCGGAATCGAACCGTGAACGCAGTGACGACGCATCGGGCATTAGAGACGATTGAGCGCAATGCCAAGTCTCAGAAAAAATTAATTGGGGATATTCTCGATATCTCGCGCATCATCCGAGGTAAGATTCGCATCAATACTTATCCAGTTCACCTGGACTATATCATCGGTGCCGTCGTTGAGAACGTGCGTCCTACGGCGGAACTCAAAGAGATTCAGATTGAGTCGATGCTTGACCCTTCAGTGGGTTCAGTGATGGGCGATTTAGAACGCTTGCAGCAAATTGTCTGGAATTTGCTGTCCAATGCAGTTAAGTTTACGCCTCAGGGGGGGCGTATCGAAGTTCGACTCGAACAGGGTACAGGCGATCCTTGGGGTTGCCCCTACGCTCAGATCTCCGTGAGGGACACCGGTAAGGGAATTCGTCCTGAGTTTCTGCCTTACGTGTTTGAGTACTTTCGCCAAGCTGATGGTACAACCACCAGGCCCTATGGCGGACTCGGATTGGGTTTAGCGATCGTGCGTCAGTTGGTAGAAATGCACAACGGCGTGGTTTATGCCAAAAGTGAGGGGGAAGGCAAGGGAGCAACCTTTATCGTGCAGCTACCGATGATTGATTCCCAGCAAAAGCAGCCACCCCAGAAGTACAGAGTCCTTCTGGATAACTTTCCAGCCCTCGATGGCTTGCGGGTGGTGGTGGTGGATGACTGTACCGATACCCTAGAATTGATCGCTTTTATTCTCGAACAGTGCAGGGCGCAAGTCCAAACAGCGACATCGGTTGAGGAAGCGATTCAAGCGATCGCACAATTAAAACCCGATATTCTCATTAGCGACATCAGTATGCCAGATGAGGATGGCTATTCGCTAATTCGCCAAGTCAGAACCCTGGAAGTCGATCAGGGAAAGCCAATTCTCGCCGTTGCTTTAACGGCATTCGTGAGAGAAGAGGATCGGACTCGGACTCTTGATGCCGGGTTCCAGATGCACCTACCTAAGCCCATTGAACCCATTGAGTTAGTTGCCGTCGTTGCCAACCTGACGGGACGCAGCCAATCGAGCGATGCTTAA
- a CDS encoding ABC transporter ATP-binding protein, whose product MLNIEKLSKSYGERQVLQDLTLHIQPGEIYGLLGPNGAGKTTTINIICNLLSADSGVIQINGKPVSKTTKLLVGVAPQENLLYKTLSCEENLNFYAQIYGLKTQQRRQQVETSLAAVNLLDRAKSPIETLSGGMQRRMNIAVALVHQPKLLILDEPTTGLDIEARYEIWDLIRRLKSQGMTILLTTHLLDEAERLCQRIGILKGGGIVAEGSLEELRQRITAQEMLVVQTPQEEQAIARAQSLGFTYRRYGNDLTFWLPEQLELKEIIARFDGIPLDSISRQPVRLEHIYVEVTQQN is encoded by the coding sequence GTGCTGAACATCGAGAAATTAAGCAAATCTTATGGAGAGCGACAAGTTCTTCAAGATTTAACGCTGCATATCCAACCTGGAGAAATTTATGGATTGTTAGGGCCAAATGGCGCAGGAAAAACGACCACAATTAATATTATTTGTAATTTGTTGAGTGCCGATAGTGGAGTCATTCAGATTAATGGCAAACCCGTATCCAAAACCACAAAACTGTTGGTTGGCGTCGCCCCTCAAGAAAATTTACTCTATAAAACCCTGAGTTGTGAAGAAAACCTAAATTTTTATGCCCAAATCTACGGTTTAAAAACACAACAACGGCGGCAACAAGTTGAGACAAGTCTGGCAGCGGTTAACCTGTTAGATCGGGCAAAAAGTCCGATAGAAACTTTGAGTGGTGGGATGCAGCGACGGATGAATATTGCCGTGGCTTTAGTGCATCAGCCCAAGTTATTAATTTTAGATGAACCGACGACCGGGTTAGATATTGAGGCACGTTATGAGATTTGGGACTTGATTCGGCGTTTGAAAAGTCAAGGAATGACGATTTTGCTCACCACTCACTTATTAGATGAAGCGGAACGTCTTTGTCAGAGAATTGGCATTCTCAAGGGAGGGGGAATTGTTGCCGAGGGGAGTTTGGAAGAGTTGCGGCAACGGATTACAGCGCAAGAAATGCTAGTGGTACAAACCCCTCAGGAGGAACAAGCGATCGCTCGTGCTCAATCATTAGGCTTCACTTACCGTCGTTATGGCAATGACCTCACATTTTGGTTACCTGAACAATTGGAACTGAAAGAAATTATCGCCCGCTTCGATGGGATTCCCCTCGACTCTATTTCCCGTCAGCCGGTGCGTTTGGAGCATATTTATGTAGAAGTGACTCAACAAAATTAG